DNA from Rubripirellula lacrimiformis:
TGATCAACGGTCAAGGAAACGATATCGATTCGCCGTCGTGGACTGTGCCTGGATACGAGTTGGCGAACTGGGACTGGAATCAGACGCCCCCTAAGCTGGTCTACCCGGACCTCAATGTCCTTAGTACGAGTTGGTTCTGGGTAGACGGAGGCAATGGTCGAGTTGTTACTCTCTCGGGAAACGTACAGGGGCAATCCTTCAGTGTTAGCACTACCTATGACGTGCTGCGACCTAACATCTCGCTAAACATTGACAACTCTGGTGTGATTGACGTCTACGGGAATAGGGTGTCTTACGGAGATCCAAACGCTCCGCCTCCGGGTATTAGGTTCGATATTGTTGGTGGAGCACCACCGATTCCTCCGGCGGGGAGCTATCAGTTTGGATACCTGCAGGTTGGAAACTCGCTTGACGCCAGTCGCGTCGATGTTAACAACGTTACGCAGAACAGGAATCAGAACGGACCGCTCTTAGATGGCGGATTTGTTTACCCAGGACAAATTGGTCCATTTACGGCGATCGATGTCCCGCAAGAGCCACTTGCTGCGGGCTATAAAGCTTGGTCTCGCGATGACAGTTTCTCGACGTACGTGATGTTCCAGAGAAACGGAGGGGGCGTCGTTCCGCTTCGCGTTGTGAGTTGGAGTTGGGGCTTTGAAGCTAGCAGCACTGATGGAGGACAAACCTGGTCGCTTGACAGTTCGTACAAAGGTCTCTCCCCGCAATCTGACACAACGAATTATCCAACCTGGACTGGCCTGATTAATCCTGCGGCCCCCTTTATCTAAATAGGTTTGATGATGGCTTATTCACTAATACTTTTACTCTGCTTAGCCCCTCCCTTGGTTCCTACATTCCATGGCACCCCAAAGGTGCTCTTAGAGGGAGACTTGAGGGTTGATCGCGGACAAGATGTGACATTCACGGTACTACTTGCCTGCGAAACTGGCATGACGCCAGCCTACAATCCTTTTCTCGATAACAGCTACTATGTGCCCGCTAGTGTTGTAATCTTGGACAAGGAAGGCAAAGTCTTGAAGGATTTGGCTGCCTCAAAAAATCCGGCTGTACTCGACACGGACCCAGTGCGTATACCCAGAACCGGGTCGGTTGGTCGGGTATTCTCGGTACCAACGGGTCAGGTAGACGGCAAAACGTTTTCATTGCCTGCAGGGGAATATGTCGTTAAAGCCACGTACTTCAAAAGTATCTTGACTGGGGCGATGGATTCGAGCGAGATTCTTTGTGTAAGCAAGTCCCATGAAATTGTGGTGCGCAAATGATTATCCGGAAATTGTTTTGCTCAGCCGTCGTGACCTTATTGTGCCAAGACGTCTGCTGGAGCGAAGACGCGATGTCAGTTGTTGCAGACGTGTGCCAGGACGACGCACAAGTTCGTGTGTCATGTAAACTTGACCACGGGAGTTGGAGAATTGGCGAGAAAATAACTGCAACACTATCCATTGAGAATAAAGGCGAAGCGGGTGTTCGTGTCTTCGACCCGTTGGGACGTGGTAGAGGAAAAGTAGGGGGCATGGAGGTTGTCCAACTAGAGCTGCTCGATCAAAACAGGCAGCGAATCGGAAATCTTTTTGCTACCGAGGGAGGTTCGGCGATCCCCCCCTCTGACGGGTTCTGGATTCTTCTTCCTAAATACGGAATTTGCCGTTCTCAGATTCGTTGCTACGGTGCAGGCTATGTTCCACGAACGCGTTTCTCGAAGGGTCGCGAGTTACCCCCTGGAAACTACTTTCTTCGGCTTGTAGTGATGAAGAAATTCCTGTTGTCGAATTACGAGAACGATCGTGGTAACAACGATCGACTGGCGGAATCAAAGATAATGCCGATAAAGCTGACAGCCCAGTAGCAATCAGACACGCGTTGACCCAGAGTCTGCGCCATCCCCGATGGCTGCGGGAGATTCCCGGGGTTGGGCATTCTCGAGCATGTTGTTGAGGTGGCAAAGCCCGACTAACACACTTTTGCACAAACACACGGGGACGGAAATTGGGGTCAAGCAACCGAAGTATATCGTAATGGCTCACTTGGTGTCTTTCGTCGCAAATGCCAAAGGCGCCTTCACGTCGAAACGCTGTAGTCATGCAGTCTTTTTGCGACTGACCTCGCCGGCGTCACCGCGAGTCCAACGGACGTAGCGCGCGAAGTGCGTCTCGATGGCAACGCGAACTCACTCTCGGAGCAATCTACATCGTTCGCAACCCGCTGGACGTGGTCGATTCCGTCGCAGACCACTGGGGCGTCCATCACGATCGTGCCATCGCAATGATGAACGATCGCAATTTCATTATCGGTGGCCCCAAACAAGACTTGGTCACGCAGTACCTCGAATTCTGGAGCGGACACGTCACGTCGTGGATTGACCAACGAGCGTTCCCGGTTCACGTCGTCTGCTACGAAGATCTGCTGGCCCGTACCGAGATCACGTTCCGCAATGTGCTGACGTTCCTGGGCTGGGATCCTGATCGCGAACGAATTGAGCGGGCTATCGCAGAAACTGATTTCCGGCGCTTACAGAAACGAGAGAAAGAAGCTGGCTTTGGCGAACGCAGCAACAAGAGTAAAAGCGGGACTTTCTTTCGGAGCGGAAAAGCGGAGCGTTGGCGAGAAACACTTACTGAGGAACAGGTCAAGCGGGTTATCGAAGTCCACGAGGAAGTCATGAAGCGGTTTTGCTATCAAACGATCGTTGCTGCTCGCGAATCCACGGATTAGTCGATCTCGATTGAACCCGCAGAAAAATGTTTGCACCGCTTGGCTAACAACGATACGGTCGTAGGGGCTGAAGCAGTTAAGCAGAGCGACTCTTCGAAGACCACGGCACACGCACAAGGGGCAGAACATTGGGATCACGCAACGGAATTGCAGCAAATGGCTCGAACAACAGCCCTCGCCGCTCCCGCAAGCGCCGTCTACGCGTCGAGACGCTGCAATCGCGGCGTTTGTTCGCTGCTGACCTTGCTGTCGCAACCGCAACGGCTACGCCGACAAACGTGGCCCGCGAGATCCGGCCGGACGTCAACGGCGACGGCTTTGTGTCGCCGGTCGACGTTTTACAGGTCATCAACGTTCTGGCCGACAGCCCCCTCTTCGAGGACAACCCGTACGCAGACGCGAATCAGGATGGTGAGGTCACCGTCGACGACATCGACGCGGTATTTGGTGCGATGGGCACCGAGACCGAGCCCCGCCTTGGTGTTCTGAACTACACGCCGGAACGGTTCGAGTCACAGTCAGCGGTCTTGGCACCGATGACCTCTGCGTTCAGTTATTCGCCATCGAGCAGCAATTACGGAACACCCAGCTCCAGCTACTCGCCAAGTTCGTCAGGATCCTCGTCGAGCTCAACCTCGACCAGTACGTCCACGTCTACCAGTACGTCCACGTCTACCAGTACGCCGACATCGACAAGCACCAGCACGTCAACATCGACAAGTACGTCAACCTCGACGCCGACCAGCACGCCAACAAGCACTAGCACCTCAACCCCAACCAGTACTTCTACCTCGACACCTACCGGCACATCTTCGCCGACCAGCACTTCGACTTCGACGTCTACAAGCGATCCTGAGACCGGTAGCATCAGCGATTGGGCCTGGCTGGACGCAAATGGAGATGGACTTCAGTCGCAGGGCGAACAAGGCGTTGACGAAGTCTTGGTTACGCTCTTCCGATGGACAGGATCTGACTGGTTTTTCGTGGAGGACATGCTTACTGATGCTGGTGGCAACTACGAATTCGATGATCTGCCTTCCGACGATTATGCAGTATCCTTCCGAGCTCCGGTGGGGTATGTGTTCACGGCGCAGCACGTTGGGAGCAATCGCTTACAGGACAGTGATGCCGCTTGGTACACGTTGTTCTTAAACCAGGGAGAGAGTCGAACCGATGTAGACGCAGGTTTAATCGACACCACGACTGGTGGTGGGGGAGGCGGAGGTGGACCAGCGTTGACCACAGGCAATTTAACGGCGTATCGACCGATGTTTACCACGGGAGGGTACTTTCCATTCACCAAAACCGTAGTTCCAGACGGGCGTGAAATGAACGCCGAGCTAGGGCCTGGTATTCGAGTCAACGGAGATGATGACAATAACAATGGCACGGCTGATTTCAACGATGCCGGAACGGTTGCCAATGAAAACGACCTTATAGAGTTGGATGTTCGAGTTTCGGTCGCGTCTGCCAGTCGTTTTGTCTTTACCACAAACAGTCCTTCATTGCGACTCTGGTCAGACGCAGACAAAGGTCAGCCGGTTCCAATCTCGCCGGGCGTCAATGCCCCTTCGTATGCTGATCTTTCATCTGGAACCGAAACGGTCTATGCAGAATGGATCGGCCCCGCTGGTGCAACAGGCATCTTGAATTTTGTTGACGTTACGACTGCAACCACTCTTGACTCAATTCTTTTCCATTCTTTCACTTCGATCACGACAGTGCTAGGCGGATTGAATCAAGTGCCGTCCGTGCCTACGGACCCGAATCACGGGATCTTCTCCACGGCAGATGACCTCTACCGCGAAGGCTACAACGTTTACAAGTTCGATGAGCAAGACGTTGCGGCTGGGTTCGGTTTCGGACCGCCCGGCCCCGGACCTGTGTACGATACGTTAGAAAACGCTGTTAACAGCCAGTCGATTGTGGATATCTCGATATACGGGTACAGCCAGGGGGGCGGCTCTACCTACAACCTTTCGAACTACCTCAGTGGCCAACGCACCGCAGGAAATATTGGTGCCTACTCGCTGGTATTTACGGCCTACGTTGATGCTGTATCTGACTCGAGCAACTTAGCTGAAACTCGTCGTCCGATTGGGTCGAACTGGCACTTGAACCTTTATCAAATGTCTGATGAACCATGGGGGCAAGATCTACTTCAACTTGACGGAGACGCTGTTCCGGGATCGCAAGAACAGTTCAACGTTGAAACAAGCCCCGTCTTCAATCTCCCAAATGTTACTCATTACGATATTGATGACACGCAGTCTGTTCTAAATTGGTTGCTGATGCGATATCGGCAGAACGTCAGCCGTTAATTGGGTTTGATGCGTGGTTTCGATTCAATTCGCAGGTTTCAAAGGTGACATTGTGGGTCGTGGATTACTAATCGGGTTTCTGTTGACTTGCGTAGCCGCTTGTCTTGCTCAGCTGGAAATGTCGATCACGCTTCCAGCAGTCGTTGGCTATTTGCTTTCCGTGATAATCGTTCCATTGTTGTGGATTGGTAGTGCAATCACGTATTTTTCCATAGTTGGTGACGACTACCAAGCGAATGCCCATTTCTGGCCTTACGTATTCACGATTAGCGTTGCTGTAAACTCCGCGATTGGGGTCCTGCTCGGTGGTCTTTGGAAGCTCTATCGGAAGCGGAAAGATCCGCTGCCGACGCAAATTGAATAGCGAAAGCTAATACTGGTTCGCATGATCGATTCTTCGTCTGTTCCGAGCGTTTGGTCGAGAAACTGTCGGCTTCGGATATCACTCTAAGGTTCGAGCAACTGGTCCTCGATCACTTCGAGTCGTTCCTGCAAGACGTGAACGGCGTCCTGAGTAGGTTTCGCGTTGGCCTGCAGGTCGGCCAGGATTCGTTTGTGCTCCTTGACCTGTGATCGGTAGCGTTTTCGTTCCTGATCGAACGGCGTCACCTCGGCTTTCTCCTTGTCCTGGCGAATCCAGCTTTCGCGTTTGGTGATCTCCTCGTCCTTGCCGGCTCGCTCGTGCTGGGCCTCGTGGAGGTCTTCGAGGACCGATTCGTAGGCGGCGACGAGTTCGCGGTCTTCGCATGAGTCGCGTAATTCGCTGCGGGCCTGCGCTGCTCGTTTTCGGATCGCTTTGATCTCGTTTCGCCGAATGTATAGCGGCGACGTTTCCTCTTCGTGCTTGGCGGTCATTGTCTCAAACGCCTGTTCGGCCTCGGAGATTTTTCGGTCAACCTTCACGGCTTCGCTTTCAAGCGGTTCGATCGCGTCCATCTCGGCACGCAGCTTTCGCCGGCGGGCCAGCAGCTTAGCGTCGTCACGGAGTTCGTCGAGCGTTTTTTCATTGTCGGCCAGGACCGTGGCGACCTTGTCGGCGTCGGGTTCTTTGCCGTCACAGATGTTGGCGACCAGCGATCGGTAGGCCGACCATTTGGACAGCGGGCGATCGCGTTGACGGTTGGTGATTTTTTCAAGTAGTGATGTCAAACTCATTGTTCATCCTTTGGCGTTGGGATTGGAAATTGATCCAGGAACGTTGGTCGGCTTCGTAGACGGCTTTGAAAGCCGGAGGTGGGGTGAGCGAACAAATCTGCCGAAACGTCGCGGCGCACAGCGTGTTGGCCTCGGCTTTGA
Protein-coding regions in this window:
- a CDS encoding sulfotransferase domain-containing protein, whose amino-acid sequence is MVRNPLDVVDSVADHWGVHHDRAIAMMNDRNFIIGGPKQDLVTQYLEFWSGHVTSWIDQRAFPVHVVCYEDLLARTEITFRNVLTFLGWDPDRERIERAIAETDFRRLQKREKEAGFGERSNKSKSGTFFRSGKAERWRETLTEEQVKRVIEVHEEVMKRFCYQTIVAARESTD